In Juglans regia cultivar Chandler chromosome 13, Walnut 2.0, whole genome shotgun sequence, the following proteins share a genomic window:
- the LOC109018004 gene encoding NAC domain-containing protein 2-like: protein MEGKASSSDLPPGFRFHPTDEELIVYYLRNQAMSRPCPVSIIPEVDIYKFDPWQLPEKALFGENEWYFFSPRDRKYPNGVRPNRAAVSGYWKATGTDKAIHSGSDYVGVKKALVFYNGRPPKGVKTDWIMHEYRLNNPRKLPNQHKGTMRLDDWVLCRIYKKRNLAKDLLEQKVEDFQPAQMDDLVTFGNDASEQHISTFPRICSISHLLDMEYLSPISQLLYDNNSYNTTFDFHHTVGNAGIDDVEKAKLDEIPYQYPFMDSGN, encoded by the exons ATGGAGGGCAAAGCCAGCAGCTCTGACCTTCCTCCCGGTTTTAGGTTCCACCCAACTGACGAGGAACTGATCGTGTATTACCTTCGTAATCAAGCAATGTCAAGGCCATGCCCTGTATCAATCATCCCTGAGGTCGATATTTACAAGTTTGATCCATGGCAATTGCCCG AGAAAGCATTGTTTGGAGAAAACGAGTGGTACTTCTTTAGCCCGCGTGATCGGAAGTACCCAAATGGGGTGCGGCCGAATAGAGCAGCAGTGTCTGGGTACTGGAAAGCCACAGGCACGGATAAGGCTATCCATAGTGGATCTGATTATGTTGGGGTGAAGAAAGCTCTCGTGTTTTACAATGGCAGGCCGCCAAAGGGGGTGAAGACTGATTGGATTATGCATGAATATCGCTTAAATAACCCTCGTAAACTACCTAATCAGCATAAGGGAACCATGAGA tTGGATGATTGGGTCCTATGTAGGATCTATAAGAAGAGGAATCTGGCCAAAGATCTTTTGGAGCAGAAAGTGGAAGACTTCCAGCCTGCTCAAATGGATGATTTAGTAACATTTGGCAATGATGCAAGTGAGCAACATATTTCAACATTTCCAAGGATCTGTTCCATTAGTCATCTATTGGATATGGAATACTTGAGTCCAATTTCCCAACTTTTGTATGACAATAATTCATACAATACGACCTTTGATTTCCACCACACCGTTGGCAATGCTGGAATTGACGATGTTGAAAAAGCAAAGCTTGATGAAATACCGTACCAATACCCATTCATGGATTCAGGGAATTGA